A stretch of the Lolium perenne isolate Kyuss_39 chromosome 3, Kyuss_2.0, whole genome shotgun sequence genome encodes the following:
- the LOC127340304 gene encoding uncharacterized protein has protein sequence MEGETQPPPPPPPAEVASENPLPPGEMVGESQPPPGEMVGETQPLPACVSKVLDDDDLLAEIIVRVGFPTSLVRAAAVCRRWLGLASGRAFLRRFRKLHPPRLLGFYLEQTEYWDGTARFFPMLPQPSPPELAAVVRRASFSLDFYNDARTDMVGCWNGRVVTCLFASHFYKRKEFRSEIMYAVHSPLCSERGMAVIPALNLPIRNGNFCRYRQLFSKEEGHVYVMMESTRDERESTIHVYMLQNGDDAWRMHLTLAADNFIYTLYTPNSILVDDKIYMPNGWNEILVLDLTAASFTTIQLPEGVDFRETGTTMLSRADDASAVYLIHARELQLRIWLHKGGNWLLVDNICLREMCTHLLEDEPTALLKINHMGDYTGEFLFLEIGQCAHYLDVKCRTLHKVFERTEEDVYLGSIFPFMMSWPPIFPALKDGPASNSM, from the exons ATGGAAGGAGAGACtcagcccccgcccccacccccgccGGCCGAAGTGGCGAGCGAGAACCCGCTGCCGCCTGGCGAGATGGTGGGCGAGTCCCAGCCGCCGCCGGGAGAAATGGTGGGCGAGACGCAGCCGCTTCCGGCGTGCGTGTCCAAGGTGCTCGACGACGACGACCTCCTCGCAGAGATCATCGTCCGCGTCGGGTTCCCCACCAGCCtcgtccgcgccgccgccgtctgcAGGCGCTGGCTCGGGCTCGCCTCCGGCCGCGCCTTCCTGCGCCGGTTCCGCAAGCTCCATCCGCCCAGGCTCCTCGGCTTCTACCTGGAGCAGACGGAGTACTGGGACGGCACCGCGCGCTTCTTCCCGATGCTGCCTCAGCCCTCGCCACCGGAGCTCGCCGCCGTCGTACGCCGCGCGAGCTTCAGTTTGGACTTCTACAATGACGCACGGACCGACATGGTGGGCTGCTGGAACGGCAGAGTCGTCACCTGCTTGTTCGCATCTCATTTTTACAAGCGCAAGGAATTCCGAAGCGAGATTATGTATGCAGTGCACAGCCCGCTGTGCTCCGAGAGAGGTATGGCCGTCATTCCAGCATTAAACCTCCCAATCAGGAATGGCAATTTCTGCAGATACAGACAACTCTTCTCCAAAGAAGAAGGCCATGTTTATGTCATGATGGAGTCTACCAGGGATGAAAGGGAATCTACGATTCATGTATATATGCTGCAAAATGGTGATGATGCTTGGCGCATGCATCTTACATTGGCTGCTGACAACTTCATTTATACACTATATACCCCAAACAGCATTCTCGTTGACGACAAAATCTACATGCCAAACGGCTGGAATGAAATTCTTGTCTTGGATTTGACGGCCGCAAGCTTCACCACGATTCAGCTCCCAGAAGGGGTGGATTTTCGTGAAACAGGCACCACTATGTTATCGCGggctgatgatgcttctgctgtgtacCTCATCCATGCCAGGGAGCTTCAACTTCGCATCTGGCTCCACAAGGGGGGCAATTGGTTGCTGGTGGATAACATTTGCCTGCGTGAAATGTGCACTCATTTGCTTGAGGATGAGCCTACTGCTCTGCTCAAGATAAACCATATGGGAGACTATACTGGTGAGTTTCTGTTTTTGGAGATTGGTCAATGCGCACACTACTTGGATGTAAAGTGCAGAACGCTGCACAAAGTGTTTGAGAGGACAGAAGAGGATGTGTATCTTGGCAGTATCTTTCCCTTTATGATGAGCTGGCCTCCCATTTTCCCTGCGCTCAAGGATGGTCCTGCAAG caattctatgtga
- the LOC127345558 gene encoding protein indeterminate-domain 7 produces MQGCKLSCMAPSMACGAARECTHSFSSVNNTGEVLGEEFGRLPYHGKPFVSSPPEIGEDDGDLQHVITGGTSPPALPAAKKKKRSLPGTPDPSAEVIALSPTTLMATNRFVCEICHKGFQRDQNLQLHRRGHNLPWKLRQRGTGAEGAPPRKRAYVCPEPSCVHHDPRRALGDLTGIKKHFCRKHGEKKWKCDRCAKRYAVHSDWKAHSKVCGTREYKCDCGTLFSRRDSFVTHRAFCDALAQENNKLPQPAMSMATVASALQGQQQTHHHLMLLPSSHNDDVDMDVDAVADETSGFVGDIKSPHLKMFSDDTAAADDNPLGCMLSSLGASPSGFSGTKFSPLGLGGSTDAAMGFSPVGPASMSATALLQKAAQMGATTSSGYGPYAASFTHTGFGSTMVGLDRPIISGPFGPMRAYDGLPQDGAQLVGFDVGGLMPGQLYNEGAHSTHTTTTASSVMSGGSKTEEQRRVDDMHVVDYMGVEHHRTFGGANPFADHMGPWT; encoded by the exons ATGCAAGGATGCAAGCTTAGTTGCATGGCGCCGTCCATGGCGTGCGGTGCCGCAAGGGAGTGCACACACAGCTTCTCCTCTGTGAACAACACGGGAGAGGTGCTAGGGGAGGAATTCGGCCGGCTGCCATACCACGGCAAGCCGTTCGTTTCAAGTCCTCCGGAGATTGGTGAAGACGACGGTGATCTCCAGCACGTGATTACTGGTGGAACCTCGCCGCCTGCCCTGccggctgccaagaagaagaagagaagcctTCCAGGCACACCAG ACCCAAGCGCGGAGGTGATCGCGCTTTCGCCGACGACGCTGATGGCGACGAACCGGTTCGTGTGCGAGATCTGCCACAAGGGGTTCCAGCGCGACCAGAACCTGCAGCTGCACCGGCGCGGCCACAACCTGCCGTGGAAGCTCCGGCAGCGCGGCACCGGCGCCGAGGGCGCGCCGCCGCGGAAGCGCGCGTACGTGTGCCCGGAACCGTCGTGCGTGCACCACGACCCTCGTCGCGCACTGGGCGACCTCACGGGGATCAAGAAGCACTTCTGCCGCAAGCACGGCGAGAAGAAGTGGAAGTGCGACCGCTGCGCCAAGCGCTATGCCGTCCACTCGGACTGGAAGGCACACTCCAAGGTCTGCGGCACCCGCGAGTACAAGTGCGACTGTGGCACCCTCTTCTCCAG GAGAGACAGCTTCGTGACGCACCGGGCGTTCTGCGACGCGCTGGCGCAGGAGAACAATAAGCTGCCGCAGCCCGCCATGAGCATGGCCACGGTGGCCTCGGCGCTCCAGGGTCAGCAGCAAACTCACCACCACCTCATGCTGTTGCCGTCGAGCCACAACGACGACGTGGACATGGACGTCGACGCCGTAGCTGACGAGACCTCCGGCTTCGTCGGGGACATCAAGAGCCCGCATCTCAAGATGTTCTCCGatgacaccgccgccgccgacgacaaTCCGCTCGGCTGCATGCTGTCCAGCCTCGGCGCCTCTCCTTCCGGTTTCAGCGGAACCAAGTTCAGCCCACTGGGGCTAGGCGGATCGACTGATGCCGCCATGGGGTTTTCGCCGGTCGGCCCAGCCAGCATGTCTGCCACGGCGCTCCTGCAGAAGGCGGCCCAAATGGGCGCGACCACAAGTAGCGGGTATGGGCCGTATGCCGCTAGCTTCACCCACACAGGCTTTGGATCCACAATGGTTGGGCTTGACCGCCCTATTATTTCAGGCCCATTTGGGCCGATGAGAGCATATGATGGACTGCCACAAGATGGGGCACAACTGGTTGGGTTCGATGTAGGTGGGCTGATGCCAGGCCAGCTATACAACGAAGGAGCCCATAGCACCCACACGACAACGACCGCTAGTTCAGTGATGAGCGGTGGGAGTAAGACAGAGGAGCAACGACGAGTTGACGACATGCATGTCGTGGATTACATGGGCGTTGAGCATCATAGGACCTTCGGTGGTGCCAACCCGTTTGCGGATCACATGGGCCCGTGGACCTAG